The segment GCTAATATAGCGTATGTAGAGAGTTACATTCTTGCTCACCCTGAAGTACATTACCTTCTCGTTGTGAATGAACCCAATTTGATGGATCAGGATAATCTGACTCCTGCACAGGCTGCAACAATCTGGCCAAAGTATGAGCAGGTTATTTCTGATCTTGCCAGCCAAGGGGATACAGTCTATCTGGTCGGACCTCAGATGAATTGGGGCACTATGACTGGTTACTCAAATCCTGTTGTATGGTTAGACTCATTCTACGTTGCTTACAGGGCATCTAATGGAAATAGAGATCCAAAAATTGATTTCCTTGGTTTCCACTGGTATGATTACGGCCTATCCGCACAACTGGATAAACTGCAAAAATACGGCAAGAAAATATGGATCACAGAAATGGCAAATTGGAATTCCCAGATTAATAGCTATGCGAAACAAGCAGTGCAGATGCAGAGTATGGTAAATATCTGCGAAACACGTTCGGATGTTTTCCGGTATGCATGGTTCATTGCAAGAGGAACCGGTACAGATAATCATTATTCGTGGCTGTTTAATAGTTCAGGAAAGTTATCTGATCTTGGTCAACTTTATAACAGCCTCCCATTTGATACATTAAATAGTAACTGATGTTACGCAAAGTCAGTTGATTTATAGCCACGACGTTTACGTCGTGGACGAGTAAAAGGAAGTAGCATCGGCTTTAGCCACATTTCGAACCGTTTTCGGCTGAAGCCCAGATTTTTTAAAAATATTAAAACCACGACCTGAAGGTCGTGGCAATATTTTGTTGCATTCTGCGTAACATCAGATAGTAATTAATATGATGATTTAATTCAAATTATTATCAAGAAGAAATCTGGAAAATGTCAACGGTGCATGTTGGTATAAATGAGCAAAACTAATTAATCATATTTTCATATTGATTGGCATTAGCATGAAATTAATACAAACATTTGGCACAATAATAATTCTTTTTTGTGTGACTATGATGTCGTTAACAGATTTAGCGCAAGCCCAGAATAAACCTACTAAGAGCCCGAAGCGTGGAATATGTTTTGGGAATCCACCTCCTGCCAGTGCGGATTTTACTGCAATTTCCAGCAGCGTGAGCTGGTGGTATAATTGGGGGTCAACTCCTGGCGCTCAAGGAAGCGTTCCTTCTGATTTCTATTCAACCTACGACATAGCATTCATTCCTATGCTTTGGAACCAAAATTTCGATGCTACAGCAATTAAGAATTTCATACTTGCTCACCCTGAGATTCAATATCTCCTTGTTATGAATGAACCAAATTTGACGACTCAGGCAAATCGGACGCCTGCACAAGCTGCGTTAGATTGGCCGAAGTATGAGCAGGCCATTTCTGATCTTGCCGATCAAGGACGCACGGTCTATCTGGTCGGACCTCAGATAACCTATGGCACTATGTCCGGTTATACAACCCCGGTTGCCTGGCTGGACGCATTTTATACCGCTTACCAATCAGCGAACGGAGGGAAGAGTCCGAAAATCGATTACCTCGGTTATCACTGGTATGATTACGGCTTATCCGGGAAATTAGACGAACTGAAAAAGTATGGCAAGAAAATATGGATCACAGAAATGGCTAATTGGCACTCCCAGAAAGACGGTGCTCAGATTGATTCTTATGCAAAACAAAAAGTGCAGATGCAGTCTATGGTAAATACATGTGAAACACGATCGGATGTCTTCCGATATGCATGGTTCATTGGAAGAGGAACCGGTACAGATAATCACTATTCATGGTTGTTTACTAGTACCGGACAATTGTCTGAACTTGGTCAACTTTATTTAAATCTTCCGTTTGATACTTTAAATGGCATGTCTGGTGTGGAGAATGAACCTGTAGCTATTGTAAAGACATTTTGCTTAGAGCAGAATTATCCCAATCCATTTAATCCCGGCACAAACTTTACGTATCGAATGAGTAAAACAGGTTTTGTATCGATCAAGGTTTTCGACCTCCTTGGCCGGGAAGTGGCAACGTTAGTAAATGAAGTCAAGCAGGCTGGCGGTTATTCTATCAAATGGAACGCTTCAGCAATAAATAGCGGCGTCTACTTCTGCAAGATGCAAACAGGACCGTTTGTTGAAAC is part of the Ignavibacteriales bacterium genome and harbors:
- a CDS encoding glycosyl hydrolase, which encodes MIHYKSALALIILLFVTLGCKKDSSSPVDTGNPPTTYLTKSPKRGICFGNPSPLTADLAAISGSVSWWYNWGTIPNMTMTGIDFIPMLRGGNTSPANIAYVESYILAHPEVHYLLVVNEPNLMDQDNLTPAQAATIWPKYEQVISDLASQGDTVYLVGPQMNWGTMTGYSNPVVWLDSFYVAYRASNGNRDPKIDFLGFHWYDYGLSAQLDKLQKYGKKIWITEMANWNSQINSYAKQAVQMQSMVNICETRSDVFRYAWFIARGTGTDNHYSWLFNSSGKLSDLGQLYNSLPFDTLNSN
- a CDS encoding glycosyl hydrolase produces the protein MKLIQTFGTIIILFCVTMMSLTDLAQAQNKPTKSPKRGICFGNPPPASADFTAISSSVSWWYNWGSTPGAQGSVPSDFYSTYDIAFIPMLWNQNFDATAIKNFILAHPEIQYLLVMNEPNLTTQANRTPAQAALDWPKYEQAISDLADQGRTVYLVGPQITYGTMSGYTTPVAWLDAFYTAYQSANGGKSPKIDYLGYHWYDYGLSGKLDELKKYGKKIWITEMANWHSQKDGAQIDSYAKQKVQMQSMVNTCETRSDVFRYAWFIGRGTGTDNHYSWLFTSTGQLSELGQLYLNLPFDTLNGMSGVENEPVAIVKTFCLEQNYPNPFNPGTNFTYRMSKTGFVSIKVFDLLGREVATLVNEVKQAGGYSIKWNASAINSGVYFCKMQTGPFVETKKIILMK